Proteins co-encoded in one Kribbella solani genomic window:
- a CDS encoding DUF6351 family protein yields MFPLVPAVTSRPVKLQVLSSRADAVTGGDALIHLDVPNPDDQVRVTLNGKDVSSVFTTDDTGLTGLVGNLRLGANELRAEAGGRRTTLEVRNHPADGPIFSGPHEQPFQCETTKFKLPVIGGTLGPPEDAACTVPGRVDYFYRTTARKWAKWPDGARRYPRDLADTDSGDPFIVRMETDSANRAVVQTSMLHDPLRDPVPTPTHRSASWNGRAIFTLGGGCAGGWYRSGSVTGGVTDPVLLGRGYALMSSSLNVFGQNCNDVIAAESASMTKEFFIEHYGRPDFTIGFGCSGGSYQAQQITDNYPGIFDGIIVGCSFPDVGFGTVSFISDAWLLDSYFRARSTVQWTQEQKRRVAGFATYATLPSMALSARRIDPRRNCGIVPVGLRYDPVRKPDGVRCDVYDHAVNQYGADPLTGFARRPLDNVGVQYGLKVLRSGGITPEQFLDLNDRVGGFDADANLVPGRTVADPEAVRTAYRTGRLNSGGGGLKDVPIIDYRAYSDNAPWGDIHVRYQTLSMRARLQKANGTAVNQVSLLEDLRYGLFSTGSPLLRHAIDAMDAWLTQLTADATDRPRIDKIIAAHPSGLAEGCRGPDGFIKQSLDRSPSSRCERLYPSASFPREVAGAGVAADVIKCNLRPLRRWDYPGFTDAQWAKLRSIFPAGVCDWSKPGVDQQPLEGTWLTY; encoded by the coding sequence GTGTTCCCCCTGGTCCCGGCGGTCACGTCGCGGCCGGTGAAACTGCAGGTGCTGTCGAGTCGCGCGGACGCGGTCACCGGCGGTGACGCCCTGATCCATCTTGACGTGCCGAACCCGGACGACCAGGTCCGGGTGACACTGAACGGCAAGGACGTGTCCTCGGTGTTCACCACCGACGACACCGGCCTGACCGGCCTGGTCGGGAACCTCCGCCTCGGTGCGAACGAACTTCGCGCCGAGGCCGGCGGGCGGCGGACGACGCTCGAAGTACGCAATCATCCGGCCGACGGCCCGATCTTCTCCGGGCCGCACGAGCAGCCGTTCCAGTGCGAGACCACGAAGTTCAAGCTCCCGGTGATCGGCGGCACGCTCGGCCCGCCGGAGGACGCCGCCTGCACGGTGCCGGGGCGAGTCGACTACTTCTACCGGACCACCGCGCGGAAGTGGGCGAAGTGGCCGGACGGCGCGCGCCGGTACCCGCGCGATCTGGCCGACACGGACTCCGGCGATCCGTTCATCGTCCGGATGGAGACCGACAGCGCGAACCGGGCGGTCGTCCAGACCAGCATGCTGCACGACCCACTGCGCGACCCGGTGCCGACACCGACACACCGGTCCGCGAGCTGGAACGGCCGCGCGATCTTCACGCTCGGTGGTGGCTGCGCGGGCGGTTGGTACCGCTCCGGATCGGTCACCGGCGGGGTGACCGATCCGGTGTTGCTCGGGCGCGGGTACGCGCTGATGTCGTCGTCGCTGAACGTCTTCGGGCAGAACTGCAACGACGTGATCGCGGCCGAGTCGGCGTCGATGACGAAAGAGTTCTTCATCGAGCACTACGGCCGGCCGGACTTCACGATCGGCTTCGGCTGCTCCGGCGGTTCGTACCAGGCGCAGCAGATCACCGACAACTATCCGGGCATCTTCGACGGGATCATCGTCGGGTGCTCGTTCCCGGATGTCGGGTTCGGCACGGTGTCGTTCATCAGCGACGCGTGGTTGCTGGATTCGTACTTCCGGGCGCGAAGTACGGTGCAGTGGACGCAGGAACAGAAACGCCGGGTCGCGGGCTTCGCCACGTACGCGACGTTGCCGAGTATGGCGCTGAGCGCGCGCCGGATCGATCCACGGCGGAACTGTGGCATCGTCCCGGTCGGCCTGCGGTACGACCCGGTGCGGAAGCCGGACGGGGTTCGGTGCGATGTGTACGACCATGCGGTCAACCAGTACGGCGCCGATCCGCTGACCGGGTTCGCGCGGCGGCCGTTGGACAACGTCGGCGTGCAGTACGGGCTGAAGGTGCTGCGGTCCGGGGGGATCACGCCGGAACAGTTCCTTGATCTGAACGACCGGGTCGGCGGATTCGATGCCGACGCCAACCTCGTCCCCGGGCGTACGGTCGCTGATCCGGAGGCGGTGCGGACGGCGTACCGGACCGGGCGGTTGAACAGCGGTGGCGGCGGGTTGAAGGACGTGCCGATCATCGACTACCGGGCGTACTCCGACAATGCGCCGTGGGGCGACATTCACGTGCGGTACCAGACGCTGTCGATGCGCGCGCGGTTGCAGAAGGCGAACGGTACGGCGGTCAACCAGGTCAGTTTGCTGGAGGATCTGCGGTATGGGTTGTTCAGCACCGGCAGTCCGCTGTTGCGGCATGCGATCGACGCGATGGACGCGTGGTTGACCCAGCTGACGGCAGACGCCACCGATCGGCCGCGGATCGACAAGATCATCGCGGCGCACCCGTCCGGCTTGGCCGAGGGTTGCCGCGGCCCCGACGGCTTCATCAAGCAGTCCTTGGACCGGAGCCCGTCGTCACGCTGCGAACGCCTGTACCCGTCGGCATCGTTCCCCCGCGAGGTCGCCGGCGCCGGTGTCGCTGCCGACGTGATCAAGTGCAACCTCCGCCCCCTCCGCCGCTGGGACTACCCCGGATTCACCGACGCCCAGTGGGCCAAACTCCGCTCCATCTTCCCGGCCGGCGTCTGCGACTGGTCCAAACCAGGCGTAGACCAGCAACCCCTCGAAGGAACCTGGCTCACCTACTGA
- a CDS encoding ABC transporter permease encodes MARTDAIQDRSIPENDSAGPGPGPGPGAGPPGPAAGSRSRGRTLSWWARARRDKILLLMALPGLALLLAFHYLPLLGNLIAFQEYLPFVPLGRSAWVGWDNFAVIFNGDAEFLNALKNTLLITLVQVIFVFPAPIALALLLNSLLSERIKRIVQSVLYLPHFLSWVIVVAIFQQVLGGSGLINNFLREHGMSTIDFLGNPDGFIALLTSQVIWKDTGWGTILFLAALTQIDQGLYEAARVDGASRWRQLWHVTVPGIRGLIILLLILRLGDSLTVGFEQIILQQNLVGRPASEVLDTYVYNNGVLAGQWGVSAAVGLVKGLFGVALVLGANKVAHLFGEAGVYKK; translated from the coding sequence GTGGCTCGAACCGATGCAATCCAAGACCGGTCAATCCCGGAAAATGATTCCGCCGGCCCCGGCCCCGGCCCCGGCCCCGGCGCCGGTCCACCGGGCCCGGCCGCGGGGAGTAGATCGCGCGGCCGGACGCTCTCCTGGTGGGCGCGCGCCCGCCGGGACAAGATCCTGCTGCTGATGGCGCTGCCCGGGCTGGCGCTGCTGCTGGCGTTCCACTACCTCCCGCTGCTCGGAAACCTGATCGCCTTCCAGGAGTACCTCCCGTTCGTACCGCTCGGCCGCAGCGCCTGGGTCGGCTGGGACAACTTCGCCGTCATCTTCAACGGTGACGCCGAGTTCCTGAACGCCCTGAAGAACACGCTGCTGATCACCCTGGTGCAGGTCATCTTCGTGTTCCCGGCGCCGATCGCGCTCGCCCTGCTGCTGAACAGCCTGCTGTCCGAGCGGATCAAGCGGATCGTCCAGTCGGTGCTGTACCTGCCGCACTTCCTGTCCTGGGTGATCGTGGTGGCGATCTTCCAGCAGGTCCTCGGCGGCAGCGGGCTGATCAACAACTTCCTCCGCGAACACGGGATGAGCACGATCGACTTCCTCGGCAACCCGGACGGCTTCATCGCGCTGCTCACCAGCCAGGTGATCTGGAAGGACACCGGCTGGGGCACGATCCTGTTCCTCGCCGCGCTCACCCAGATCGACCAGGGCCTGTACGAGGCCGCCCGCGTCGACGGCGCGTCCCGCTGGCGGCAGCTGTGGCACGTCACCGTTCCCGGAATCCGCGGCCTGATCATCCTGCTGCTGATCCTGCGCCTCGGCGACTCGCTGACCGTCGGCTTCGAGCAGATCATCCTGCAACAGAATCTGGTCGGCAGACCGGCCAGCGAGGTCCTCGACACGTACGTCTACAACAACGGCGTACTGGCCGGCCAATGGGGCGTCTCCGCCGCGGTCGGACTGGTCAAGGGCCTCTTCGGCGTAGCCCTCGTACTAGGCGCGAACAAAGTGGCCCACCTCTTCGGCGAGGCAGGAGTGTACAAGAAATGA
- a CDS encoding carbohydrate ABC transporter permease — protein sequence MSTIEEAPGMSSRVLKAVVLIVCCALVIVPFLGVISTSIASQSHVTNSGGFVLWPDGLNLEAYKSIFNGGVVQRALGVSVLIAVGGTLISLAGSTMLAYALSRQGSFGQKPILMIVLFSLLFSPGLIPNYLVVKEFGLLDSLLALILPTAISGFNVIVLRSFFMSIPDSVLDSARVDGAGDFRIFWSIVLPLSRAVLAVVGLFYAVGYWNAFFNAMLYINDTAKWPLQLVLRTYVVNNTELSSGDLGGAAADQLPPQESIQMAILVVSLVPILIVYPFLQRHFAKGMMTGAVKG from the coding sequence ATGAGCACGATCGAAGAGGCTCCCGGAATGTCCTCCCGGGTACTGAAGGCTGTTGTGCTGATTGTTTGTTGCGCACTGGTGATCGTGCCGTTCCTCGGCGTCATTTCGACCAGTATCGCGAGCCAGAGCCATGTCACGAACTCTGGTGGTTTCGTGCTCTGGCCGGACGGGCTCAACCTCGAGGCGTACAAATCGATCTTCAACGGCGGCGTGGTGCAGCGGGCGCTCGGCGTCAGCGTACTGATCGCCGTCGGCGGCACGTTGATCAGTCTGGCCGGGTCCACGATGCTGGCGTACGCGCTCAGCCGGCAAGGTTCTTTCGGGCAGAAGCCGATCCTGATGATCGTCCTGTTCAGCCTGCTCTTCAGCCCGGGCCTGATCCCGAACTACCTGGTGGTGAAGGAGTTCGGCCTGCTCGACTCGCTGCTGGCCCTGATCCTGCCGACCGCGATCAGCGGCTTCAACGTGATCGTGCTGCGCTCGTTCTTCATGAGCATCCCGGACTCGGTGCTCGACTCGGCCCGCGTCGACGGCGCCGGCGACTTCCGGATCTTCTGGTCGATCGTTCTCCCGCTGTCCCGTGCGGTACTGGCGGTGGTCGGCCTGTTCTACGCGGTCGGGTACTGGAATGCGTTCTTCAACGCGATGCTCTACATCAACGACACCGCGAAATGGCCTTTGCAGCTCGTACTGCGGACTTATGTGGTGAACAACACCGAGTTGAGCAGCGGCGATCTCGGCGGCGCGGCGGCCGACCAGTTACCGCCGCAGGAATCGATTCAAATGGCGATCCTGGTGGTTTCGCTGGTACCGATCCTGATCGTGTACCCGTTCCTGCAGCGGCATTTCGCCAAGGGCATGATGACCGGCGCGGTGAAGGGGTGA
- a CDS encoding extracellular solute-binding protein: MISRRTLLGGSLAAAATAGGLSGCSTVTRSTDIAALNKPVALPTYKRFAGPKPDLPRVHPLMPDCFYKFPAHPVKVTDGIPGDGTTVTGSAPTSNPIPPTADRNPYWQELNRRLGSPLELNITAAGDYTNKFATSVAGDTLGDLFNVDGAFAYLPQFLEARAQDLTEYLSGDAILDYPFLANAPADSWRGCVFSGGIRAVPIQRGVMSSNALLARQDLLDQLGVELGSPTPDDLMKVAKAVTDGKKNRWGFAVPPTAALSAMLGLPNGWEVRDGKLVHSRELPEHKQLLSITRQMVLAGVIHPDGVAKNNQKVWFTQGSAVMTQDTYSSIQSFYRRATSPTFSVSLPVPRSSDGKVGRVLLGSPNNSIAAIRPSSPERTKLLLRVLNWFAAPFGTEEYLFRKFGLPGRHYTLNGTDPQLTKDGGSEVCLGEFPIQYLADGPYPLYFPGHQDAVEMAYDHLKTVLPTAILPPAYGLYSPTQSTKGKILDTRMDSLTKDIQLGRAPLSDWDDAVADYRKSGADAIRHELEQAMAVQGRK, encoded by the coding sequence ATGATCAGCAGAAGAACGCTCCTCGGCGGATCGCTGGCCGCGGCCGCTACCGCCGGCGGGTTGAGCGGTTGCTCGACGGTGACCAGATCGACCGATATTGCTGCCCTGAACAAGCCGGTCGCGTTGCCGACGTACAAACGATTCGCCGGGCCGAAGCCGGACCTGCCGCGGGTGCATCCGCTGATGCCGGACTGCTTCTACAAGTTCCCGGCGCACCCGGTGAAGGTGACCGACGGGATCCCCGGCGACGGCACCACGGTGACCGGTTCGGCGCCGACGTCGAACCCGATCCCGCCCACCGCCGATCGGAACCCGTACTGGCAGGAACTCAACCGTCGCCTCGGTTCGCCGCTCGAACTGAACATCACCGCCGCGGGCGACTACACGAACAAGTTCGCCACCTCGGTCGCCGGTGACACACTGGGCGATCTGTTCAACGTGGACGGTGCGTTCGCGTATCTGCCACAGTTCCTCGAGGCGCGGGCGCAGGACCTGACCGAGTACCTGTCCGGGGATGCCATTCTCGACTACCCGTTCCTCGCCAACGCGCCGGCTGATTCATGGCGCGGTTGCGTGTTCTCCGGCGGCATCCGCGCGGTGCCGATCCAGCGCGGGGTGATGTCGTCGAACGCGTTGCTGGCCCGGCAGGACCTGCTCGACCAGTTGGGCGTCGAGCTCGGGTCGCCGACGCCGGACGACCTGATGAAGGTCGCGAAGGCGGTCACCGACGGTAAGAAGAACCGGTGGGGCTTCGCCGTCCCGCCGACCGCCGCGTTGAGCGCGATGCTCGGACTGCCGAACGGCTGGGAGGTGCGGGACGGGAAGCTTGTCCACAGCCGGGAACTCCCGGAGCACAAGCAACTGCTGTCGATCACCCGGCAGATGGTCCTGGCCGGCGTGATCCATCCGGACGGCGTCGCGAAGAACAACCAGAAGGTCTGGTTCACCCAAGGCTCGGCGGTGATGACCCAGGACACGTACTCGTCGATCCAGAGCTTCTACCGGCGCGCGACCTCGCCGACGTTCAGCGTCTCGCTGCCGGTGCCGAGGAGCTCGGACGGCAAGGTCGGCCGGGTGCTGCTCGGCTCGCCGAACAACTCGATCGCGGCGATCCGGCCGAGTTCGCCGGAGCGGACCAAGCTGTTGCTCCGCGTCCTGAACTGGTTCGCCGCGCCGTTCGGGACCGAGGAATACCTGTTCCGCAAGTTCGGTCTGCCCGGTCGGCACTACACACTGAACGGGACTGATCCACAGCTGACCAAGGACGGTGGAAGTGAGGTCTGTTTGGGTGAGTTCCCGATCCAGTACCTGGCCGACGGTCCATACCCGCTGTACTTCCCCGGTCATCAAGACGCGGTCGAGATGGCCTACGACCATCTGAAGACCGTGCTACCGACAGCGATCCTGCCACCGGCGTACGGACTGTACTCGCCGACGCAATCCACCAAGGGCAAGATCCTCGACACCCGGATGGACTCCCTGACCAAGGACATCCAACTCGGCCGCGCTCCACTCAGCGACTGGGACGACGCCGTCGCCGACTACCGCAAGTCCGGCGCCGACGCCATCCGCCACGAACTGGAACAAGCAATGGCGGTCCAGGGCCGCAAGTAA
- a CDS encoding DEAD/DEAH box helicase, which yields MTLTELVPETTEPDDLYDAFARWVGEQGISLYPAQEEALIEVMTGSNVILSTPTGSGKSLVATGAHFAALAHGRRTFYTAPIKALVSEKFFTLCDVFGADKVGMLTGDAAVNAGAPIICCTAEVLANIALREGSAADVGQVVMDEFHFYSEPDRGWAWQVPLLELPDAQFVLMSATLGDVERFKIDLSRRTGRPTAIVASGERPVPLVYKYVTTALHETLEELLTTHQAPVYVVHFTQAAALERAQALMSINVSSKEEKEKLNELIGNFRFSKGFGRTLQRLVKHGIGVHHAGMLPKYRRLVEQLAQAGLLKVICGTDTLGVGINVPIRTVVLTALSKYDGRRQRILKAREFHQIAGRAGRAGYDTSGTVVVQAPDHVVENVKALAKAGDDPKKQRKVQRKKPPEGFVTWGEETFDRLVAAEPEALQSRMRVSHAMLLNVIARDGNAFASMRHLLRDNHEDARAQVRLIRRAIQIYRTLVTAGVVERLDEPDENGRFLRLTVDLQKDFSLNQPLSTFALAALDLLDPADPAYALDVVSIIEATLEDPRAVLWAQEHHAKGEAVNAMKAQGIEYDERMELLEDVSWPKPLAELLEATFEMYRQTHPWIADTGLSPKAVVRDMFERAMTFGEFIGYYGLARSEGIVLRYLSDAYKALRQTVPPDKVDEDLADLIEWLGEVVRQTDSSLLDEWEELTNPATEEVVAAVPVGPRRITLNTRAFRVLVRNAMFRRVELLALHRWAELGQLDTDAGWDAARWAEAGTTYYAEHESLNTGPAARGPALFLVEEHPGYWEVQQIIDDPEGNHDWRITATVDLDASDDAAELVLEMVSFKPL from the coding sequence ATGACGCTTACTGAGCTGGTGCCGGAGACGACCGAGCCTGACGACCTGTACGACGCCTTCGCGCGCTGGGTGGGTGAGCAGGGCATCTCGTTGTACCCGGCGCAGGAAGAAGCGTTGATCGAGGTGATGACCGGGTCGAACGTGATCCTGTCCACGCCGACCGGGTCCGGCAAGAGCCTGGTGGCGACCGGCGCGCACTTCGCCGCGCTCGCGCACGGCCGGCGCACCTTCTACACCGCGCCGATCAAGGCGCTGGTGTCGGAGAAGTTCTTCACCCTGTGCGACGTGTTCGGCGCGGACAAGGTCGGCATGCTGACCGGTGATGCCGCGGTGAACGCGGGCGCGCCGATCATCTGCTGCACGGCCGAGGTACTCGCCAACATCGCGCTCCGGGAAGGTTCGGCCGCCGACGTCGGTCAGGTCGTGATGGACGAGTTCCACTTCTACTCCGAACCGGACCGCGGCTGGGCGTGGCAGGTGCCGCTGCTCGAGCTGCCGGACGCGCAGTTCGTACTGATGTCCGCGACCCTCGGCGACGTCGAACGGTTCAAGATCGACCTGTCCCGCCGTACCGGCCGGCCGACCGCGATCGTCGCGTCCGGCGAGCGCCCGGTCCCGCTGGTCTACAAGTACGTCACCACGGCTCTGCACGAGACGCTCGAAGAGTTGCTCACCACCCACCAGGCGCCGGTGTACGTCGTGCACTTCACCCAGGCCGCCGCGCTGGAACGCGCGCAGGCACTGATGAGCATCAACGTCTCCTCGAAGGAGGAGAAGGAGAAGCTGAACGAGCTGATCGGAAACTTCCGCTTCAGCAAGGGTTTCGGGCGGACCCTGCAGCGGCTGGTGAAGCACGGTATCGGTGTTCACCACGCCGGCATGCTGCCCAAGTACCGGCGCCTGGTCGAGCAGCTCGCGCAGGCCGGCCTGCTCAAGGTCATCTGTGGCACCGACACGCTCGGCGTCGGCATCAACGTTCCGATTCGTACGGTCGTACTGACCGCGCTGAGCAAGTACGACGGCCGCCGCCAGCGGATCCTGAAGGCGCGCGAGTTCCACCAGATCGCGGGCCGGGCCGGCCGCGCCGGGTACGACACGTCCGGCACCGTCGTCGTCCAGGCGCCGGATCATGTGGTCGAGAACGTGAAGGCGCTCGCGAAGGCCGGTGACGATCCGAAGAAGCAGCGCAAGGTCCAGCGGAAGAAGCCGCCGGAAGGTTTCGTCACCTGGGGCGAGGAGACGTTCGACCGGTTGGTCGCGGCCGAGCCGGAGGCGCTGCAGTCCCGGATGCGGGTCAGCCACGCGATGCTGCTGAACGTCATCGCCCGCGACGGCAACGCGTTCGCCAGCATGCGGCACCTGCTCCGCGACAACCACGAGGACGCCCGCGCCCAGGTCCGGCTGATCCGGCGCGCGATCCAGATCTACCGCACCCTGGTCACCGCCGGCGTGGTCGAACGTCTCGACGAACCTGACGAGAACGGCCGGTTCCTGCGGCTCACGGTCGATCTGCAGAAGGACTTCAGCCTGAACCAGCCGTTGTCCACCTTCGCGCTGGCGGCGCTCGACCTGCTCGACCCGGCCGACCCGGCGTACGCGCTGGACGTGGTGTCGATCATCGAGGCGACGCTGGAGGACCCGCGCGCCGTGCTCTGGGCGCAGGAGCATCACGCCAAGGGCGAGGCGGTGAACGCGATGAAGGCCCAGGGCATCGAGTACGACGAGCGGATGGAGTTGCTGGAGGACGTCAGCTGGCCGAAACCGCTCGCGGAGTTGCTTGAGGCAACGTTCGAGATGTACCGGCAGACGCATCCGTGGATCGCGGACACCGGGCTGTCGCCGAAGGCGGTGGTCCGGGACATGTTCGAGCGGGCGATGACGTTCGGCGAGTTCATCGGGTACTACGGGCTGGCGCGCTCGGAGGGCATCGTGCTCCGCTACCTGAGCGACGCGTACAAGGCGCTCCGGCAGACCGTACCGCCGGACAAGGTGGACGAGGACCTGGCCGACCTGATCGAGTGGCTCGGCGAGGTCGTACGGCAGACCGACTCCAGCCTGCTCGACGAGTGGGAGGAGCTCACCAACCCGGCCACCGAGGAGGTCGTCGCCGCGGTACCGGTCGGCCCGCGCCGGATCACCCTGAACACCAGGGCCTTCCGCGTACTGGTCCGGAACGCGATGTTCCGCCGGGTCGAGCTGCTCGCGCTGCACCGCTGGGCCGAGCTCGGCCAACTCGACACCGATGCCGGCTGGGACGCCGCCCGCTGGGCCGAGGCCGGCACCACGTACTACGCCGAGCACGAATCCCTTAACACCGGCCCGGCCGCCCGCGGCCCGGCGCTCTTCCTGGTCGAGGAGCACCCGGGCTACTGGGAGGTCCAGCAGATCATCGACGACCCCGAGGGCAACCACGACTGGCGCATCACCGCGACCGTCGACCTCGACGCATCTGACGACGCCGCCGAGCTGGTACTCGAAATGGTCTCCTTCAAGCCACTCTGA
- the fabV gene encoding enoyl-[acyl-carrier-protein] reductase FabV → MTERVIKPLGRGFLFLDSHPAGCAQVVRDLAGQVEARTAERRTALVVGSSSGYGLAATIAGLARYGVDGIGVCFEKAPTARRTATAGWYRTAETAALAAELGRSWSFVNADAFADTTKDEVLDLIAERLGGIDHLIYSVAAPRRVDPRSGETYQSVLKAIGAEHTTKSLAFEDGAPVLQEVGIEVATDDEIAQTVKVMGGEDWARWVSALQERELLKPGFNTVALTYIGSELTGPLYRQGSIGAAKADLEQTALKLAADGVTALTSVNGAAVTQASSAIPGIGLYVSILHKVIGLQTPVEQSIALWDQLTGTAPLDLDDEGRIRLDRWELTDEVQADVRAVWESATKDNIADVTDAEWFLAEVRRLYGFDVPGVDYAAETEVDVEWPA, encoded by the coding sequence ATGACTGAGCGCGTGATCAAGCCCCTCGGGCGTGGTTTTCTGTTCCTCGACTCGCATCCGGCGGGGTGTGCACAGGTTGTGCGAGACCTGGCCGGGCAGGTTGAGGCGCGTACGGCGGAACGACGGACCGCGCTGGTGGTCGGATCGAGCTCCGGGTACGGACTGGCGGCGACGATCGCGGGACTCGCGCGGTACGGCGTGGACGGGATCGGGGTCTGCTTCGAGAAGGCGCCGACGGCTCGGCGGACCGCGACCGCCGGCTGGTACCGGACCGCGGAGACGGCTGCGCTGGCCGCTGAGCTTGGCCGGTCGTGGAGTTTCGTGAACGCGGACGCGTTCGCGGACACCACCAAGGACGAGGTGCTGGACCTGATCGCCGAGCGGCTCGGCGGGATCGACCACCTGATCTACAGCGTGGCCGCGCCGCGGCGGGTGGACCCGCGGAGCGGCGAGACGTACCAGTCGGTGCTGAAGGCGATCGGCGCGGAGCACACCACGAAGAGCCTCGCGTTCGAGGACGGCGCGCCGGTGCTGCAGGAGGTCGGGATCGAGGTCGCGACCGATGACGAGATCGCGCAGACGGTGAAGGTGATGGGCGGCGAGGACTGGGCCCGCTGGGTCAGCGCGCTGCAGGAGCGGGAGCTGCTCAAGCCCGGGTTCAACACGGTCGCGCTGACGTACATCGGGTCCGAGTTGACCGGACCGCTGTACCGGCAGGGTTCCATCGGTGCGGCGAAGGCGGACCTCGAGCAGACCGCGCTGAAGCTGGCCGCGGACGGGGTTACCGCGCTGACGTCCGTGAACGGCGCTGCCGTCACGCAGGCGTCGTCGGCGATTCCCGGGATCGGGCTGTATGTCAGCATCCTGCACAAGGTGATCGGTCTGCAGACGCCGGTCGAACAGTCGATCGCGCTGTGGGATCAGCTGACCGGTACGGCACCGCTCGATCTGGACGACGAAGGCCGCATCCGGCTCGATCGCTGGGAGCTGACCGATGAGGTGCAGGCCGATGTCCGCGCGGTGTGGGAATCGGCAACCAAGGACAACATCGCGGACGTCACGGACGCGGAGTGGTTCCTCGCCGAGGTACGCCGGTTGTACGGCTTCGACGTACCCGGTGTGGACTACGCGGCCGAAACCGAGGTCGATGTGGAATGGCCGGCCTGA